TTATCGCTTACCTCCGCAGTCACGTGCGTAGTGGTGGAAAAGCGTTTCAATTGTTCGACAGCTGGGTCGGTGCCCTTGCGCCACGCGATTTTGAAAAATATGTGTTACCGACGGTTTCTCGTATTTTTTCCGAATTATCTGATCTTGATGTACCGAAAATATACTTTCCTGGCGTAAGCTCTGGCGAATTGCTACCGAGTCTTACGAAGCTTCAAGCGGATGTAATCGGGGTGGACTGGCGTGTGAGCTTGTCCGAAGGTCGACGCAGAACCGGTGGGAAATTTGCGATTCAAGGCAACCTGGATCCGTATTTACTTACAGCGCCGATGGACGTCTTGAAGGAGCACGCGAAAGCGTTAATTGATGAAGGGGTACAAGAGCCGGGATATATCTTCAATCTGGGTCATGGCTTATTCCCGGAGGCTTCTTTAGAGAAGCTTAGAGAATTAACGGAATATATTCACGAATATTCACAGGAAGTATTGAAAGAATCAGCCAAACTGCGTTCTTAAAAATAGCCTATTAAATCTATAAGGGGATGGAATCCGTGACAGCAAAAATAGGTGTTCTCGTCATGTCGTATGGCACTCCTAAAAGCTTAGAAGACGTTGAAGCATATTACACTCATATTCGGCGAGGTAATCCGCCGACAGCGGAGCAGCTTAAAGAATTAACAGATCGCTATGAAGCGATCGTCGGGGGTGTATTCCCGCTGCGGGAGAACACAGACCGTCAAGTAGCTGCATTACAGGCAGCACTAAACGCGGATAAAGCTGGGGCGGATGTTGAATTTGTCTGCTATCAGGGTTTGAAGCATGCCTATCCGTTTATTGAGGACGGCGTCGAGGCTATGGCGAAGGACGGCATTACCCAAGCGGTTGGTGTTGTGCTTGCCCCTCACTATTCAAGCATGAGCGTGGGTGGCTATATCAAACGTGCTCAGGAAAAGGCTGATGCATGTAAAATCAACATGGGTTTTGTGGAGAGCTACCATATGCACCCAGTATTGATCGATGTTCTAAGCCGGAGAGTAACTGCGAAAATAGATCAATATATCGAAGCAGGCGCTACTCGCGATGAGATAAGGGTATTATTTAGCGCGCATAGTCTTCCAGAGCGTATTCTAGCTATGGGCGATCCTTATAAAGATCAACTATTGGAGACCTCAAAGGCTATTGCAGATCAAGCGGGGATAACCAATTGGCAGTTTACGTGGCAAAGCGCAGGACGGACAGCTGAACCATGGCTTGGACCAGATATTCTGGATACACTTCAGCAGCTTAGCAAGGAACAGGTAGAGTATGTTCTAGTGGCACCGATCGGGTTCGTATCCGATCATTTAGAAGTGCTGTATGACCTTGATATCGAGGCAACAGCCGTAGCTTCAGAGCTGGATATGCGTCTTATGCGGATTGAATCATTAAACAGCGATCCTGCGTACATGTCGGTATTGAGCGATGTTGTTCGTACAAGATTGAATCAAATGTCGGCCGGTCAGTCATGACTGGTCCCTCTAGGCGAATTGTTATCATAGGCGGTGGGCTGAGTGGACTCAGCGCCGCCTTTTACATTCGTAAGTTTTACAAAGAAGCTGGCATGAAACCTGATATTGTACTGCTAGAGAAAGACAAGACTCTTGGTGGGAAGATCGAAACATTGCACCGGGATGGATTTGTGATTGAGAAAGGTCCGGATTCTTTTTTAGCTAGCAAAACAGAGATGATTGAATTGGCTAAGGAATTAGAGCTAGATCACGAGCTGGTGAACACAAATCCAAAGGCAGAGAAGACCTATATACTACAGCGTGACAAGCTTCATCCTATGCCTTCCGGTCTTGTGCTTGGAATTCCTACTGAACTAAAGCCATTTCTATCAAGTGCTCTGGTTTCATTCGGTGGCAAAATACGCGCGCTGATGGACTTGATCCTTCCTCCTAAGCGGAGTAATGACGATGAATCCCTCGGACAGCTGATTGAGCGACGTTTAGGTACTGAAGTGATGGAGAATTTGACCGAACCGCTATTAGCCGGTATGTATGCTGGGGATTTACGCAAAGTCAGCCTACAGGCTACCTTTCCGCAATTTGGAGAAGTAGAGCGGCAGTATGGTGGTCTTATTCGTGGAATCATAAAAGAACAGAATTCCTCCAAGACAAATACGAGCACAAAGAACAGCACTTTTCTGACATTTCGAAAAGGACTACAAAGTCTCGTGCATGGCTTGATTCATGAACTGCATGATGTAGAACAGCGAACTGAAGCTGCGGTGGTCTCTATACATGCTACAGGAACTAATGCTTCTCGTTATGAGCTAGAACTGGAAAGTGGCGAACGGCTACTTGCGGATGAAATATATATCACCACACCAAATTCTTTTGCTGCCGAACTTTTGCGTCCACATGTGGATGTTTCAGCACTCGATGCGGTAAATTATGTATCGGTTGCGAACTTAGTCATGGCCTTCGACAAGAAGGATATCGAAATTGATGATGCTGGAGCAGGTTTTCTTGTGCCACGTAAGGAAGGGCGCAATATTACTGCCTGTACATGGACGTCAACGAAGTGGCCGCATACGAGTCCAGATGATAAAGTACTTATGCGCTGTCATGTAGGCCGTTCCGGAGATGAGCAGAATGTTCAACTTCCAGATGAGGCTCTTACGGAGCTAGTGAGTAAGGATTTACGAGAGATCATGGGCATTACAGCGAAACCTATATTCACGGAAATTACTCGTTCGGAACATTCGATGCCACAGTATCCTGTTGGACATCTTGACAATCTTTCTAAATTCCATAGGGAGCTTGAGACCACACTTCCTGGGCTATATGTCTTTGGAGCTGGATATGATGGAGTGGCAATACCCGATTGTGTTAAGCAGGCTAAGCTTACAGCACAAAGCGCTGTAAAGCGTATATCGAATTAATTGTTCATTTACGAGAGAGTTAGAATTATATAATGAACGGTGAAGCGAAAATTATTTTGCTTCACCGTTTTTGTTTAATAGAAGAATATACGATTTTAAAATATAAGGAAGTATAAGTTTTACGCTATATTTTATGTCTTATATTTCTCGTTTAAATACTTACCGTCCTTATAAGGACGGTGAGAGTGTTTATACTTGGCGGACTCTCTTATTTGGAGGGTCAGGTGCTAGATATGCTATAATAGAACCAATTTGAGAGTAGAGGAGATCATAGAAAAAATGTATCCGCCGCGATCGCGTTCTAGACAGAAGAACAAACATAAGAGCAAACGTAAGCGCAGAACGGCCTGGATTTGGATCAATGCAGGTCTTCTTTTGATGATTACTGTGGCGCTCAGCTATAGTTTTATGGAAGACAAATTTAAGGGGAGTTCTGAGCCGCCTCCGGTGGCGCAAGTCACAGCCTCACCTACACCCGATATTACTGCTCAGGAGACAGCATCTATTGTAACTACAACGCCAACGCCTGAAGTCACGGAGTCTCCCGTCCCTTCTCCTACGGTAGCGCCTGAGGCCACACCTACACCGAAGCCTGAGAAGGAAGAGAATATTGAAACACAGGCGCCGGAAGCTACTTCGACCCCTTCGCCAGATGAAAGCAGCTCCCAAGTCGCAGATGGTGGTTCTGTGTCTGGACTTCCATCAGATGACCAGGCTTCTGGCAATACAGTGACCTTGAATTTTGGCGGAGATGTTATTTTTTCGGGCAAAGCCGGGGAATTGCTTGAGAAGAAAGGCTACGACTATTCGTATGCCGCGTTAAATGGAATGTTCAAGAAGGATGACCTTACGGTCGTGAATCTGGAGACTCCTGTGACCACGGGTGGGGTTGGCGCCGCTAATAAGCAGTTTGTATTCAAAGGCTCACCGAAGGCGTTAGATGCTCTTAAGGCAGCCGGAGTGGATGCAGTAAATATGGCGAACAATCATACGCTTGATCAAGGGGAGGAAGGTCTGCGAGACACGCTTAGTCATCTCTCGGAAAGAGGCATTCCTTATGTTGGTGCTGGACTCAACAGTAAAGAAGCTTTCTCGGCGCAATATTTTGAGCGTAAAGGGATTAAGATCGCCTTATTGGGGTTCACACGTGTGATTCCTGCATCGGATTGGATGGCAGGAAAGAATAAACCGGGGCTTGCTTCAGTTTATGATAGCAGAGAAGGACTTAAAGCGATTGCTGCAGCTAAACAAAAAGCTGATTTGGTTGTCGTAGTAGTCCATTGGGGCAAGGAACGGGTAGAGCAGTTCGATAATATTCAGCAGACCCTAGGACGTAGTTTTGTCGATGCGGGAGCTGATCTTGTCATTGGCGGTCACCCACATGTATTGCAAGGTGTAGAGCCATACAAAGGTAAGTGGATCGCCTACAGCACTGGTAATTTTATTTTTACGAGATCAACGGTACCTGCCACTTGGGAAACTGCTGTTTTTCAGGCGGAATGCAGTAAAAAAGGACAATGTTCATTACAGCTGAAGCCTATGACTGCTGAGCTAGCTCAGCCCGTGCCAATGAATCAGGTGAACGGACAGCTTTTACTTAAAAAAGTAGAGTCTTTATCTGCTGGTCGAGTTAAGATCGACAGTGACGGTAAAGTCACTCAAGTTACAAAATAGGGTTCCTGGGAGGTCCTTATGATGAACAATTTGTGTGTTGCCCATCGGGGGTTTTCCGGTAAAGCACCGGAGAATACATTAGCAGCGATCCGGATGGCCATTGCCATGCCTTTTGTACACTGGATGGAATTGGATGTCCAGATCTCCAAGGACGGAGTACCTGTCGTCATTCATGACTTTACGCTTGACCGTACAACCAATGGACATGGTAAGGTAAAGAACATGGATTGGGAACATATCCGGCGTCTTGACGCGGGGAGCTGGAAAGGGCGTTCCTTTCGGGGAGAGCGGGTGCCGTCTTTGGAAGAGGTGCTCACATTAGCCTCCGGTAGACTTCGTCTCAATATTGAACTGAAAACAGTAGGCGATATGTATCCTGGCATCGAGCAGAAGGTGACGGATCTTATTTCCTCTAAAGGGTTGCGGGAGGACGTGATTTTGACTTCTTTTGACACAGATGTGTTAAAAAAAATCAAGGAAATAGATCCCCGCTTCCGCACAGGGTTAATCTTTGATTCAAGGTTTGGTAATCCCGCTCGAAGGCTGCATGAACTGGAGTGCTCTCTTCTATCGATCAGCTTTTCGCGTCTGAATCCCAGATTGGCTAAGCTTTTGACGGAGCAAGGTGTGAAGATAATGGCTTGGACCGTGAACAAAGGGAAAGAGATGCGTCGCTTAGCAGACATGCATTCTGATATAATGATTTGTACAAACCGTCCGGATATCTGGGGCGATACATTTCTAAAAGTATAAACAATCCAATTCGATGGGAAAGAGAGCTGATTGTCTGTGTGCGCTGCTGTTAATAATTTATATTGTGTTGGACGGAACTACAAGCTACACGCGGAGGAATTAGGGAATAATATCCCCGTGGAGCCACTCATTTTTTTGAAGCCCTCACATGCGGCGGTTTCCCTCGATAAGGCAGTCATTCAGCTTCCAAAAGATTCAGGCCAGGTTCATTATGAAGGAGA
This Paenibacillus sp. FSL R5-0345 DNA region includes the following protein-coding sequences:
- the hemH gene encoding ferrochelatase, whose product is MTAKIGVLVMSYGTPKSLEDVEAYYTHIRRGNPPTAEQLKELTDRYEAIVGGVFPLRENTDRQVAALQAALNADKAGADVEFVCYQGLKHAYPFIEDGVEAMAKDGITQAVGVVLAPHYSSMSVGGYIKRAQEKADACKINMGFVESYHMHPVLIDVLSRRVTAKIDQYIEAGATRDEIRVLFSAHSLPERILAMGDPYKDQLLETSKAIADQAGITNWQFTWQSAGRTAEPWLGPDILDTLQQLSKEQVEYVLVAPIGFVSDHLEVLYDLDIEATAVASELDMRLMRIESLNSDPAYMSVLSDVVRTRLNQMSAGQS
- the hemG gene encoding protoporphyrinogen oxidase — protein: MTGPSRRIVIIGGGLSGLSAAFYIRKFYKEAGMKPDIVLLEKDKTLGGKIETLHRDGFVIEKGPDSFLASKTEMIELAKELELDHELVNTNPKAEKTYILQRDKLHPMPSGLVLGIPTELKPFLSSALVSFGGKIRALMDLILPPKRSNDDESLGQLIERRLGTEVMENLTEPLLAGMYAGDLRKVSLQATFPQFGEVERQYGGLIRGIIKEQNSSKTNTSTKNSTFLTFRKGLQSLVHGLIHELHDVEQRTEAAVVSIHATGTNASRYELELESGERLLADEIYITTPNSFAAELLRPHVDVSALDAVNYVSVANLVMAFDKKDIEIDDAGAGFLVPRKEGRNITACTWTSTKWPHTSPDDKVLMRCHVGRSGDEQNVQLPDEALTELVSKDLREIMGITAKPIFTEITRSEHSMPQYPVGHLDNLSKFHRELETTLPGLYVFGAGYDGVAIPDCVKQAKLTAQSAVKRISN
- a CDS encoding CapA family protein, with translation MYPPRSRSRQKNKHKSKRKRRTAWIWINAGLLLMITVALSYSFMEDKFKGSSEPPPVAQVTASPTPDITAQETASIVTTTPTPEVTESPVPSPTVAPEATPTPKPEKEENIETQAPEATSTPSPDESSSQVADGGSVSGLPSDDQASGNTVTLNFGGDVIFSGKAGELLEKKGYDYSYAALNGMFKKDDLTVVNLETPVTTGGVGAANKQFVFKGSPKALDALKAAGVDAVNMANNHTLDQGEEGLRDTLSHLSERGIPYVGAGLNSKEAFSAQYFERKGIKIALLGFTRVIPASDWMAGKNKPGLASVYDSREGLKAIAAAKQKADLVVVVVHWGKERVEQFDNIQQTLGRSFVDAGADLVIGGHPHVLQGVEPYKGKWIAYSTGNFIFTRSTVPATWETAVFQAECSKKGQCSLQLKPMTAELAQPVPMNQVNGQLLLKKVESLSAGRVKIDSDGKVTQVTK
- a CDS encoding glycerophosphodiester phosphodiesterase; the protein is MNNLCVAHRGFSGKAPENTLAAIRMAIAMPFVHWMELDVQISKDGVPVVIHDFTLDRTTNGHGKVKNMDWEHIRRLDAGSWKGRSFRGERVPSLEEVLTLASGRLRLNIELKTVGDMYPGIEQKVTDLISSKGLREDVILTSFDTDVLKKIKEIDPRFRTGLIFDSRFGNPARRLHELECSLLSISFSRLNPRLAKLLTEQGVKIMAWTVNKGKEMRRLADMHSDIMICTNRPDIWGDTFLKV